One part of the Gossypium raimondii isolate GPD5lz chromosome 1, ASM2569854v1, whole genome shotgun sequence genome encodes these proteins:
- the LOC105786887 gene encoding uncharacterized protein LOC105786887 — translation MKFCFLYMGKQQAADESKEEPTAEDLNLKSKPCRPALITCTFRLQRSIIFNMPPCEEFPTKGLDGAPSNDIGWHFGTQVPNAKGNIVCKLCGKVVKGGITKFKEHIAHKTDNVAPCPNVTGVIRESMMNLLKEGNTKKVDKKRRKDEFLSQLREEEDEHEEFIDEVSAIRQATRESIQSQHEWHRREEFRRSTGAWDNIYEEGRSSQGLAREYHRERTSKSIPSESEFTLRGAIPELVRSKSSKQPKVNGSFLKSFRRKIGEAVSKFLIYERLPFQLASSPQLYNLIQMSIEVGQGVKFPTPYEVSDVYLESEYQRVHDWVNRLKTHWKDLGATLMCDGWTNSLNQMHIINFLIYCSKGTIFWKSVDVSSIRSRDVEFYYCLLDSVIEEIGENYIFQIVTDNEAAMKASGKKLMLKRKHLYWTSCVAHCLDLCLEDIEKEHSVAKVLDEAKKVTWFIYNHIWTVDLMKKYTQGKQILRPALTRFATHFIQLEEITRQKQGLREMFNSKEFKESK, via the exons atgaaattcTGTTTCTTATATATGGGCAAACAACAAGCAGCAGATGAAAGCAAGGAGGAGCCGACTGCCGAGGACTTGAATCTGAAAAGCAAACCCTGCCGGCCTGCCCTAATCACTTGCACATTCAGACTTCAGAGATCGATAATTTTCAA catgcCACCATGTGAAGAGTTCCCGACTAAAGGATTGGATGGTGCACCAAGTAATGATATAGGTTGGCACTTTGGAACTCAAGTGCCAAATGCGAAAGGAAATATCGTATGTAAACTTTGTGGTAAAGTTGTGAAAGGAggaataacaaaatttaaagagcACATTGCTCATAAAACCGACAATGTTGCACCATGCCCTAATGTTACTG gtGTCATTAGAGAAAGTATGATGAATTTGCTGAAAGAAGGAAACACAAAGAAAGTAGacaaaaagaggagaaaagatGAATTCTTATCTCAATTGAGAGAAGAGGAGGATGAACACGAGGAATTCATTGATGAGGTTTCTGCTATAAGGCAAGCAACTCGAGAAAGTATTCAATCACAACATGAGTGGCATAGAAGGGAAGAATTCAGACGAAGTACTGGTGCTTGGGATAACATTTATGAAGAAGGGCGATCTTCTCAAGGATTAGCTAGAGAATATCATAGAGAAAGAACAAGTAAATCCATCCCAAGTGAGTCTGAGTTTACCTTAAGGGGAGCTATACCTGAATTGGTTAGAAGCAAAAGTTCAAAGCAACCAAAGGTCAATGGCTCTTTTTTGAAGAGTTTTAGAAGGAAGATAGGTGAAGCggtatctaaatttttaatatatgaaagacTTCCTTTTCAATTAGCAAGCTCTCCACAGTTGTATAACTTAATTCAAATGTCAATAGAAGTTGGACAAGGTGTAAAGTTCCCAACACCTTATGAGGTTTCAGATGTGTATTTGGAGTCAGAGTATCAACGAGTTCATGATTGGGTAAATAGACTAAAGACTCATTGGAAAGATTTGGGTGCAACTCTAATGTGTGATGGTTGGACCAACAGTTTGAATCAAATGCACATCAttaatttccttatttattGCAGTAAAGGAACCATTTTTTGGAAATCAGTAGATGTCTCAAGTATCCGTAGTAGAGATGTTGAATTCTACTACTGTTTGTTAGATTCAGTTATAGAAGAAATTGGAGAAAATTACATTTTCCAAATAGTGACTGATAATGAGGCAGCAATGAAAGCTagtggaaaaaaattaatgttgaaaAGAAAACATCTATATTGGACCTCATGTGTAGCTCACTGTTTAGATTTATGCCTTGAAGATATTGAGAAAGAGCATAGTGTAGCAAAAGTGTTAGATGAGGCAAAGAAAGTGACTTGGTTTATATACAATCACATTTGGACTGTTGATTTGATGAAGAAGTATACACAAGGGAAACAAATACTTCGCCCCGCTCTTACTCGATTTGCAACTCATTTCATTCAACTTGAGGAGATAACAAGACAAAAGCAAGGTCTGAGAGAAATGTTCAATTCAAAG gaatttaaagaatcaaagtga